One window of the Macaca thibetana thibetana isolate TM-01 chromosome 1, ASM2454274v1, whole genome shotgun sequence genome contains the following:
- the CRABP2 gene encoding cellular retinoic acid-binding protein 2 produces MPNFSGNWKIIRSENFEDLLKVLGVNVMLRKIAVAAASKPAVEIKQEGDTFYIKTSTTVRTTEINFKVGEEFEEQTVDGRPCKSLVKWESENKMVCEQKLLKGEGPKTSWTRELTNDGELILTMTADDVVCTRVYVRE; encoded by the exons atgcccaacttctCTGGCAATTGGAAAATCATCCGATCGGAAAACTTCGAGGATTTGCTCAAAGTACTGG GGGTGAATGTGATGCTGAGGAAGATTGCTGTGGCTGCAGCGTCCAAGCCAGCAGTGGAGATCAAACAGGAGGGAGACACTTTCTACATCAAAACCTCCACCACCGTGCGCACCACAGAGATTAACTTCAAGGTTGGGGAGGAGTTTGAGGAGCAGACTGTGGATGGGAGGCCCTGTAAG AGCTTGGTGAAATGGGAGAGCGAGAATAAAATGGTCTGTGAGCAGAAGCTCCTGAAGGGAGAGGGCCCCAAGACCTCGTGGACCAGAGAACTGACCAATGATGGGGAGCTGATCCTG ACCATGACGGCAGATGATGTTGTGTGCACCAGGGTCTACGTCCGAGAGTGA